The Pseudomonas fulva 12-X sequence ACCCCTGTTACCGCCGTGAAAGGGCGGTGTCCTAGGCCACTAGACGAAGGGGACCTGGAACTTCTTATTGCAATCCGGCTGCCACACCGAACCTGAAATCTGGAGCGGGAAACGAGACTCGAACTCGCGACCCCGACCTTGGCAAGGTCGTGCTCTACCAACTGAGCTATTCCCGCAATCTTTGCTGCTCCACTTCTTCTGGAAGTGGCGTCCCCTAGGGGACTCGAACCCCTGTTACCGCCGTGAAAGGGCGGTGTCCTAGGCCACTAGACGAAGGGGACATTGCCCGGAATTTCCGGCTTCCCCGCTGTGCTTTTCAGCATTACCGTGGAAGTGGCGCGCATTCTATGGAGCCTTTCAACACTCGTCAACAGCTCATATAAAAATTTTTAAAATCAACGACTTCAATCTGATTCCAGGACCATCGAAAGCGTGCCGGGCGCGCATGCCTGCTTTAATGCGACAAGCGAAACGCGCAGGCGGCGTGCAAACCGCGCAATGATGGCAGAACGCGAGTAAGATGGCTGATATCGACAGGCAGCCACCACCTCGCGGGTCGCTGCGCCCCGCCCCGACAGCTTTGAAGAGGTTAAGACGATGTCCTCGCTCGTTATCACCATGGCGATAATCGGCGGTATCACGCTGTTGGTGCTGCTGGCCTACCTGAATCAGCTGGCCGAGAACAACAAACGCAAGAAAGCGCGCCTGAAGGCCGACCTGGCCGAACGTTACCGGCGCATCGCCGACCTCAACGAACAGTTCGTCGGCCAGTTCATGAGCCCCGAACTGAAACTGCTGCTGTGCCGCCTGCAGCTGCAGTTCGCCGAACGCATTCTGGAAGTAGACAAACAGGACACGGTTTACGCGACCATGGCCGAAGAACTGCGCAAGCTGATCGCCATGGGCCCGGACATCCCGGTTCGCAACGCCCCCTACGCCGTCACAGACGATGCCAAGGCCACTCAGGTTCGCGCCCAGCTGGAGGCACTGCATGGCCAGATCGGCAAACTGGCCCAGAGCGGACAGCTGCCGGCTGATGAAGCCAAGAAGTGGGCCAAGGACATTCGCCACATGCTCGTGCAGCTGTACATCGATCTGTACGGCAACCAGGCCAAGCAGGCACTGCAGCAGCAACAGAACGGGCACGCCCGCCTGGCCCTGGAGCGTGGCGTGCAGTTCCTGCAAAAGCAACCCGACACCGCCCGCTACCAGGCGACTTTGGCGCAGTTCCAGAAGCAGCTGGAGCGGGTCAATGCAATGCTGGTCAGCTCCCAGGCGCCCAGCGGCGAGGCCAATAGCGAGCTGACCGAAGGCCTCAAGTCGATGGAAGACGACGGCTGGAAGAAAAAGGCGCTGTACGACTAAGAGGCCTGCGCCTCCCAGACCTCACATCTCTTTTAAGAGCCTTTTCAAAGCCTCGCGAGCTAGAGCAATGCAAGGCATAGGCGACCCCGTAAAAACAGGCGAGGACCGGTCGGAGTCGCGCTCGACTTTACGAGCTGTAAATGAGCAGTCCGACTGGGCTGGCAATCCAGCCTGTTTTTAACGCCGCAGTGCCGACGCGCAGCAGACTTTGAACAGGTTCTAACAATCACTTGCGCGCAGCAGCACAGCGGCCAGTGCTTCGATACCGCGCTGATCCACTTCGCTGAAGCGCCCGGTTCGCGGGCTGTCCAGATCCAGCACGCCGATCAGCCGGCCCTCCTTGATCAACGGCACCACCAGCTCACTGTTGGATGCGCTGTCGCAGGCGATATGACCGGGGAAAGCGTGCACATCCTCGACCCGCTGAGTTTGCCGCGACGCCGCCGCGGCGCCACACACGCCGCGCCCGAAAGCGATACGCACGCAGGCTACCTTGCCCTGGAACGGGCCGAGCACCAGCTCATCGTCCTTTACCAGGTAGAAGCCGGCCCAGTTCAGGCCCTCCAGTTCGTGATAGATGAAGGCGCTGAACTGCGCGGCGTTGGCGATGAAATCCCGCTCACCAGACAGCAGCGCTTCCAGTTGGGCGGTCATCAGGGCGTAACCGTCCAGACCGGAACCGGTCTGACTCAAATCGATCATTGCAAAGTCTCCAGTAACTGCAGCCCGACCCATTGGCGGGCAAACTGATAGGCGCAGCGGCCATTGCGGTTGCCGCGCCCGGTAGCCCAGCGCACGGCAAGTTTTTCCAGCTCCTCGCTCCACTGCCACTGCAGGCCGGCCTGCGCCGCCTGGACCTCGACCCAGTGACGCACCACATCCAGGTAATGCTCCTGGGTGAAGGGATAGAAGGACAGCCACAGGCCGAAGCGGTCCGACAGGGCGATCTTGTCCTCGACAGCCTCGTTCGGGTGCAGTTCGCCGTCGACCATCTGGGTGTTGGCGTTATCGCTCTCGCGCTCCGGCACCAGGTGACGACGGTTGGACGTGGCATACAGCAGCACGTTCTCCGGCGACCGCTCCAGCGAGCCGTCGAGCACGCTCTTGAGCACCCGGTAATCACCCTCGCCGGCCTCGAACGACAGATCATCACAGAACAGAATGAAACGCTGCGGCAGCGTCATCAGTTGCTCGACCACCCGCGGCAAATCGGCCAGGTGATCACGCTCGATCTCGATCAGCCGCAGCCCGGCGTCGGCATGCTCGGCCAACAGCGCGCGCACCAGCGATGACTTGCCGGTGCCGCGCGCGCCCCACAGCAGCGCGTGGTTGGCCGGCATGCCCTGCACGAATTGCCGGGTATTACGGGCCAGCTGTTCGCGCTGGGTATCGACGCCGATCAGGTCGGACAGATTCATGTCCAGGCTGACCTTGAGCGCCTGCAGATAGCCTGAACGGCCCTCGCGCTGCCAGCGCGCGGCCAGGGTTTGGCTCCAGTCCAGCGGTTCACGCTCGGCCGGCAATAACGGCTCCAGACGCGTCAGCACGCTCTCGGCGCGCTGCAGAAAATCGGTAATACGGGAATCCACGTAGCAGCTCCTCGGGAATTTCAGTCTGTGCGGCAGGTGTGCCGAAAAGCAGGCCAGATCGACTATGCTTGGGCAGCGATCGGAACGAGACAGCGCCCCATATGGAAATACCACTCAGACAGCGACTGTCATTCAAGCAGGCAAGCCTCACCGTTCTCGTCGCGTTCATTCTGGGCGCGCTGCTCAGTCTGGTGCAGATCGGCGTCGATTATGCCAGTGAAGACGCAGCCATCAACCGCGAGATTCGCGCGCTGATGGAGATCAGCCACGACCCTGCGGCCCGAATCGCCTACAACATCGACGCCGAACTCGCCCAGGAGCTGGTCGTCGGCCTGCGTCGCTCGCCCGCGGTGATCGCCGCACGCATCGTCGACAGCAACGACGAGGTGCTGGCCAGCGCCACGCAGCCCTCCATGCAGAGCAGGTACCGGCTGCTCAGCGATTCGCTGTTCGGCGCCACGCGCCACTTCGAGCTCAAGTTGTCGGTCGATCATGCACCGGACGAGCCTCTCGGCATGTTGCAGCTGGACGTCGACACCTACGCGTTCGGCAGCAACTTTCTCAAACGCTCGATGCTGACCATGGTCAACGGCTTCACCCGCAGCCTGCTGTTGTCGGCGATCCTCCTGGTGCTGTTCTACTTCATGCTGACCAAGCCGTTGACCCAGGTCATCCAGGAACTCGCCGGCCGCGACCTGCGCACGCCTAATCGCACGCCGCTGCCCTGCCCGCCCGGCCACGAACGCGACGAAATCGGCGTGCTGGTCAAGGTCGCCAATCGCCAGTTCGCCAGCATCGCCACCGAAATCGAGCAGCGGCGCAGCGCCGAAGACCGCCTGACCGATTACCTGGGCGAGCTGGAAGCCATCGTCTCGGCGCGTACCGTCGAGCTCAAGGCGGCCAATAGTCGCCTCAGCCATTCCAACGAGGAGCTGGAGCAGGCTCGCCGTGATGCCCTGGCGATGGCCCAGGCGCGCTCGATCTTCCTGGCCAACATGAGCCACGAGATCCGCACCCCGCTCAACGGTCTCCTGGGCATGCTCGCCCTGTCGCTGGAAGGCACGCTTAGCAGCGAACAGCGCCAGCAGCTTTCCATCGCCCACGACTCGGGTAAGGTGCTGGTCGACCTGCTCAACGACATTCTCGATCTGTCCAAATTCGAGGCCGGTCAGCTGGAACTGGAGCGCATCGCTTTCGACCTCGGCGCGCTGGTGGAAGGCACTGCCAGCCTGCTCTCACAAAATGCCCAGCCGGCCGTCGAGCTGACCTGCCTGATCGACCCCAAGCTGCCTGCCCAGATGCTCGGCGACCCGACCCGGGTTCGCCAGATCGTCAGCAACCTGCTGTCCAACGCGCTGAAATTCACTCGCGAAGGCCGCGTCGATATCCGCATCGCCGCCAAGGGTGAAAACGTGCGCATTGAAGTGTGCGACACCGGTATCGGCATCGCCGAAGATGCCCAGGCACGGATCTTCCAGCCATTCACCCAGGCTGGCGCCAGCATTACTCGCCAGTTCGGCGGCACCGGGCTGGGCCTGGCGCTGACCCGCCGTCTGTGCGAGGCGATGCAGGGCACGTTGGAGCTGCAGTCCACGCCGGGCAGTGGCAGCCGCTTCTGCGCCATGCTGCCGTTGCCGGGCCTGGAAGCAGCGCCGCCTGCGCCGCAGCTAAGCGGGCGCGTGCTGGCGATCTGTGGCGCCGATACCGGCCTGGCCGAGCTCCTACCGGTACTGCTCGGCAGCTGGGGCCTGAGCTACCAACACCTGGACAAGGCGCAGGACGCCCAGGATAACGGCGTCGACGTGATCATCAGCGATTGCCCCAGCTGCATGAAAACACTGCGCCAGCAGACCGCCGCGCCGATGATCCTGGTCACTGCATACGGCAGCTTCCTGGATGCCGAGCAGGCCACCGCGCTGGCACCGCTGGAACAGGTCGCCAGACCCCTGACCCGCCAGCACTTGTTGCAGGCGCTCAGCCACGCGCTGGAAAATTCGCCTGAACAATCGACCAGCACTCCAGTACCAGCGGCGAGCGATCGCAAACCAGCTCGCGTGCTGCTGGTCGAGGACAACCCGGTCAATCAGCTGGTTGCCAAGGGCATGCTGGCCAAGCAGGGGCTCGAGGTGGTGCTGGCCAACAATGGCCAGCAGGCGCTGGAACGGCTGGAGGAAGGCACCTTCGAACTGGTGCTGATGGACTGCAACATGCCGGTTATGGACGGCTACGAGGCCAGCCGCCGCATCCGCGAAAACCCGGCCTGGCAGCACCTGCCAGTCATCGCACTGACCGCCAACGCGCTGTCGGACGAGCGCGAGCGCTGCCTGGCCGCCGGCATGAACGATTACCTGGCCAAACCATTTCGCCGAGAAGAGTTGCTAGCCCTGCTCGACCAGTGGCTGCCTGCCTGAACGGCGGGGCCACCGACTAATCGGAGAGCTGCCCGGCGATGCGCCGTAGCAGCACGTCCAGTTGCGCGCGCAATGGCTCCAGCTGATCGCTGTCGACACCCTGCTCGCAAAGCAGCTGGCGCTTGAGAGCCGGTACGCGGTTGCGTAGTTCACGGCCCTCTTTGCTGAGGCACAGGTGCATCTTGCGTTCATCCGCATCGCTGCGCCGCCGCTTCACCAGCCCGGCCGCCTGCAGACGCTTGAGCAGTGGCGTCAGGGTGCCCGAGTCGAGCAGCAGGCGCTCACCGAGAGCCTTGACCGTCGGCTGTGACGGCGCCAACTCATCCCATTCCCAGAGCACCAGCATCACCAGGTACTGCGGATAGGTCAGCTGCAGCGCATCGAGCATCGGCTTGTAGGCCCGCACCACCTGACGGGACGCGGCGTACAGCTTGAAGCACAGCTGCCGGTCGAGTTTCAACTCATCCATCGATGAGCGCTTCGATGGCCGCCTGCAGCGCGTGCGGCTTGGTGGCCGTGGCAAAGCGCGTGACCTGACGGCCATCGCCGCTGATCAGGAACTTGGTGAAGTTCCACTTGATGCCCTGGGTGCCGAGCAAACCCGGCGCGCGGCGCTTGAGTTCCACGAACAGCGGATGGGCGCCCGAGCCATTGACCTCCACCTTGCGAAACAGCGGAAAGCTCACGCCGAAATTCAGCTCGCAGAAACTGGCGATGGCTTGCTCGTCACCCGGCTCCTGCTTGCCGAACTGGTTGCAGGGAAAGCCCAGCACCACCAGCCCCTTGTCACGGTACTGCTTCCACAGCGTTTCCAGCCCTTGATACTGCGGCGTGTAGCCACACTGGCTGGCGGTATTGACCACCAGAATGGCCTTGGCGTCGAAGTCGGCCAGGCACTTCTGCTCGCCGGTGATGGTGGTGCAGGGAATGGTCAGCAGATCCTGGCTCATTAGATGACGCTCTTTTGATGAATAGAGCGCGAAGAATAGTTAGCAATTAAATTGCGTACAACTTAATTGATCAAAAATAAGGCCCGTCATAAGCGGGCCTGATTACTGACATACAGCACCTACGCTTCGCGGGGCACGTGCTTGAGCGATACCGAGTTGATGCAGTAGCGCTGCCCGGTCGGCCGCGGGCCATCGGGAAACACATGGCCCAGGTGAGCGTCGCAATTGCTGCAGCGCACTTCGATGCGGTGCATGCCGTGGCTGAAATCGTCCAGCTCGGTGATCACCTGATCATTGAGCGGCTGGAAATAACTTGGCCAGCCACAACCGGAATCGAACTTGGCGTCCGAGTCGAACAGCGGCGTGCCGCAGCACACGCATTTGTAGATGCCCGGCACCTTGCTGTCGTGGTACTCACCGGTGAACGGCCGTTCGGTGCCGCCCAGGCGGCAGACGTTGAACTGCGCGTCGGTCAGCTCCTCGCGCCAGGTTTCCAGTGGTTTTTCGAGCTTGCTCACAGGCCGTCCTCCTCGGGATAAAAAAGCCCTATCTGTATCTTTGCCCGACTCAGGCTGACACGTATGATTCGACACCTCAACCCGCCACGGCGCGCAGCCGCCTCGGCCCATTGCAGGCCGCCCTTCTTCGATTCGGGATTCTTCACCATGCAGGTCAGCAAATCCAACAAGCTCGCCAACGTCTGCTACGACATTCGCGGCCCGGTGCTCAAGCACGCCAAGCGTCTGGAAGAGGAAGGCCAGCGCATCCTCAAGCTGAACATCGGCAACCCGGCGCCGTTCGGCTTCGAGGCGCCCGAGGAAATCCTTCAGGACGTGATCCGCAACCTGCCCACGGCGCAAGGCTACAGCGACTCCAAAGGCCTGTTCAGCGCGCGCAAGGCGGTGATGCAGTACTGCCAGCAGAAGCAGATCGAAGGCGTCGGCATCGAGGACATCTACCTGGGCAACGGTGTGTCCGAACTGATCGTCATGGCCATGCAGGCGCTGCTCAACAACGGTGACGAAGTGCTGATCCCGGCGCCCGACTACCCGCTGTGGACCGCCGCCGTGGCGCTCTCGGGTGGCAAGCCGGTGCATTACCTGTGCGACGAGCAGGCCGGCTGGTTCCCGGATATCGCCGACATGCGCGCCAAGATCACCCCGAACACCAAGGCGCTGGTGCTGATCAACCCGAACAACCCCACCGGCGCAGTGTATTCGCGCGAAGTGCTGCTGGATATTGTCGAACTGGCCCGCCAGCACAACCTGGTGATCTTCTCCGACGAGATCTACGACAAGATCCTCTACGACGAAGCCCAGCACATCTCCACCGCCTCCCTGGCGCCGGACGTGCTGTGCCTGACCTTCAACGGCCTGTCCAAGAGCTACCGCGTGGCCGGTTTCCGCTCCGGCTGGGTGATCATTTCCGGGCCCAAGCACCACGCCAAGAGCTACATCGAAGGCCTGGATATCCTCGCCAACATGCGCCTGTGCGCCAACGTGCCCAGCCAGCATGCGATCCAGACCGCCCTGGGCGGCTACCAGAGCATCAATGACCTGGTGCTGCCCAACGGCCGCCTGCTGGAACAGCGCAACCGCACCTGGGAGCTGCTCAACGACATCCCGGGCGTCAGCTGCGTCAAGCCGATGGGCGCGCTGTACGCCTTCCCGAAGATCGACCCCAAGGTCTGCCCGATCCATAACGACGAGAAGTTCGTCCTCGACCTGCTGCTCTCCGAGAAGCTGCTGATCGTCCAGGGCACCGCCTTCAACTGGCCGTGGCCGGATCACTTCCGCGTGGTCACCCTGCCCCGCGTCG is a genomic window containing:
- a CDS encoding GAF domain-containing protein; its protein translation is MIDLSQTGSGLDGYALMTAQLEALLSGERDFIANAAQFSAFIYHELEGLNWAGFYLVKDDELVLGPFQGKVACVRIAFGRGVCGAAAASRQTQRVEDVHAFPGHIACDSASNSELVVPLIKEGRLIGVLDLDSPRTGRFSEVDQRGIEALAAVLLRASDC
- a CDS encoding ATP-binding protein → MDSRITDFLQRAESVLTRLEPLLPAEREPLDWSQTLAARWQREGRSGYLQALKVSLDMNLSDLIGVDTQREQLARNTRQFVQGMPANHALLWGARGTGKSSLVRALLAEHADAGLRLIEIERDHLADLPRVVEQLMTLPQRFILFCDDLSFEAGEGDYRVLKSVLDGSLERSPENVLLYATSNRRHLVPERESDNANTQMVDGELHPNEAVEDKIALSDRFGLWLSFYPFTQEHYLDVVRHWVEVQAAQAGLQWQWSEELEKLAVRWATGRGNRNGRCAYQFARQWVGLQLLETLQ
- a CDS encoding hybrid sensor histidine kinase/response regulator, yielding MEIPLRQRLSFKQASLTVLVAFILGALLSLVQIGVDYASEDAAINREIRALMEISHDPAARIAYNIDAELAQELVVGLRRSPAVIAARIVDSNDEVLASATQPSMQSRYRLLSDSLFGATRHFELKLSVDHAPDEPLGMLQLDVDTYAFGSNFLKRSMLTMVNGFTRSLLLSAILLVLFYFMLTKPLTQVIQELAGRDLRTPNRTPLPCPPGHERDEIGVLVKVANRQFASIATEIEQRRSAEDRLTDYLGELEAIVSARTVELKAANSRLSHSNEELEQARRDALAMAQARSIFLANMSHEIRTPLNGLLGMLALSLEGTLSSEQRQQLSIAHDSGKVLVDLLNDILDLSKFEAGQLELERIAFDLGALVEGTASLLSQNAQPAVELTCLIDPKLPAQMLGDPTRVRQIVSNLLSNALKFTREGRVDIRIAAKGENVRIEVCDTGIGIAEDAQARIFQPFTQAGASITRQFGGTGLGLALTRRLCEAMQGTLELQSTPGSGSRFCAMLPLPGLEAAPPAPQLSGRVLAICGADTGLAELLPVLLGSWGLSYQHLDKAQDAQDNGVDVIISDCPSCMKTLRQQTAAPMILVTAYGSFLDAEQATALAPLEQVARPLTRQHLLQALSHALENSPEQSTSTPVPAASDRKPARVLLVEDNPVNQLVAKGMLAKQGLEVVLANNGQQALERLEEGTFELVLMDCNMPVMDGYEASRRIRENPAWQHLPVIALTANALSDERERCLAAGMNDYLAKPFRREELLALLDQWLPA
- a CDS encoding MarR family winged helix-turn-helix transcriptional regulator, which gives rise to MDELKLDRQLCFKLYAASRQVVRAYKPMLDALQLTYPQYLVMLVLWEWDELAPSQPTVKALGERLLLDSGTLTPLLKRLQAAGLVKRRRSDADERKMHLCLSKEGRELRNRVPALKRQLLCEQGVDSDQLEPLRAQLDVLLRRIAGQLSD
- a CDS encoding glutathione peroxidase — translated: MSQDLLTIPCTTITGEQKCLADFDAKAILVVNTASQCGYTPQYQGLETLWKQYRDKGLVVLGFPCNQFGKQEPGDEQAIASFCELNFGVSFPLFRKVEVNGSGAHPLFVELKRRAPGLLGTQGIKWNFTKFLISGDGRQVTRFATATKPHALQAAIEALIDG
- the msrB gene encoding peptide-methionine (R)-S-oxide reductase MsrB, producing MSKLEKPLETWREELTDAQFNVCRLGGTERPFTGEYHDSKVPGIYKCVCCGTPLFDSDAKFDSGCGWPSYFQPLNDQVITELDDFSHGMHRIEVRCSNCDAHLGHVFPDGPRPTGQRYCINSVSLKHVPREA
- a CDS encoding pyridoxal phosphate-dependent aminotransferase, which encodes MQVSKSNKLANVCYDIRGPVLKHAKRLEEEGQRILKLNIGNPAPFGFEAPEEILQDVIRNLPTAQGYSDSKGLFSARKAVMQYCQQKQIEGVGIEDIYLGNGVSELIVMAMQALLNNGDEVLIPAPDYPLWTAAVALSGGKPVHYLCDEQAGWFPDIADMRAKITPNTKALVLINPNNPTGAVYSREVLLDIVELARQHNLVIFSDEIYDKILYDEAQHISTASLAPDVLCLTFNGLSKSYRVAGFRSGWVIISGPKHHAKSYIEGLDILANMRLCANVPSQHAIQTALGGYQSINDLVLPNGRLLEQRNRTWELLNDIPGVSCVKPMGALYAFPKIDPKVCPIHNDEKFVLDLLLSEKLLIVQGTAFNWPWPDHFRVVTLPRVDDLEQAIGRIGNFLKTYRQ